A window of Rhizobium tumorigenes genomic DNA:
ATCATGCAATAAAACAAAAATCTCAAGTGACGTCACGAGAACTGAACTGCTCTTTCTCAGGCGCAAGGGCCATAAGCGGATCAGCAGTTTTAAAGGCCGCAATCAACTTTGGTATGTCTGAGTCATTGACAGCAATCGGATGAGCCGTAGCAGCATAAAAATGCGCCATGAATTCCTCTGGCAGTCGTACTCTGTACTTCTCAACCCAATGTAATATCACTCCGTCCCAAAAATATACGCCATCTGAAAAAACAACGTTTCTCACCATATCGTGCTGACTGTATGGGTCGCGCGTGGGGCTTACAAATTCGATGAGAATCAGTCCCTGTTTTAGGTAAGCAGCAACTTCTTTAGCAAGCCTGACGGGCATTGCATTCATATTGTCTTCAATACTCGGAGCCGCCAATGACTCGGGCAAGTCTTGTCGTTCCTTATATAAAAATAAGCGCTTCAAATTTTCCATAACGTCACTTTCGCTGAAAAATGGCCACTTAGCTTGTCTGGTGACGTTGCACCGCTGAATTAATCCATTTTGAGAATTGATCCCTGCACTGACGGGGTTCGGGCATGGGGTAAAGTCTATTGCCCACAACTGGCGCTCTTATTGGGCCTTCGTTTCAATCCGTGGCCAGAGCGTTTAGCTGTAGTGTGCCGTGAAGCAGACCGTTTAATGTTGGAAGTTTTTGCAAAACCGCCGAAAAGCTAAGGCTGCTTTCAGGCCCTGGATGTCTTCAGCTCGACCCATGCTTGATAGTAATCGCATTCCGTGCCTAATCGTTGCTCATGGCGATCGCCGTCCAACTGTCAAAGAGGTCCCAGAAATCCATACCAACCAACGGCTCGTCATCATCAACCCAGAGCAACATGGCGTCTGGGTTTTCGCCGAAGGTGCTGCTAAGGCTCACATAGCCTTGGCCTTTGCCACCGCTGTTAAAAACATTCAGATAGTCTTTCGACTTATGATTGTTAAACTCACTTAATGACGGCTCGGTTAGATATTCGTTGCCGTCCCGACCGATTGGACGGATATCTCGTTCCGGCAACAGACCGCCCATCGAGTGGAAATCACAAAATCCATCCATTAAATTATAGAATTTACCAATGCTGCCACCAAACCGGGAAGCTGCTCTAGGCAAGAAGCCCCTGTAGGACACCATATCTCCATCTAGAAGGCGGTCGACCACTAGCATGAGATCTATATCCAACTTTACGAGATAGGCATCCTTTGTTGTTTCGCCAAGCGTGGCAAGTGTCTCCGGCATGAGGGAAAAAACCTGATCCGCCAGCATTTCAAAAGCGGCAATCCGCCTGGTCTGATCGCCGTCAGCCAACGGCGCCCAAAGGCTGGGAAGTGCACCGACCGCCGAATGAGTGGTGACGATAGAAAAATTTCCAGTCAAGAATTTGGAAATGTAGGCTTCGTTCATTACATTTTCCTGCGTACACTATCGTTGTGTTGAGTTTAGCTCATTTATCTGTTGTTGCAACTGAGGTCGCAACGTAGTCGACCGGTCAATCATTTGTTGGCGGAGCTTGGTGTTGACGGTGATCTGATCGCCACCCTGACCGTAAGTTGTCCAATCTTCAAATGATTTTGCGCCTTTCGATGCATTGGCTGACTTACTAAGGCCAGTGAAATTATCTGGGTTATTCAAAACCTTAAGCTGATTTTCAGGAGATAGATCAGCAAACCCATCCATCTGCGTAATTTCCTTCATCGAAACGATATGGTCCGCCTCTAGCGACTGGGTGCGCTGCTTCCCTGGCAGCCACGGATCATCGACCGGGTTTTCCGGCGTTGCTTTTGGCTGACTTTCATTGACGGCATCGCGAATCCGTTGATTTGGCGTTTTGCTCCTTAGCTTTTTGTATTCCTCCTTCGTTAGCTTTTTCTTGGGTGGCTCCAGCTCTTCCTTCGTACTTCTGGCCCCTTGGGAGCCATCAACCTCAGATTTTGCCGTCTTGGCCGCATCCTCTGCGGCTTGACTACCTTCCGTCCGTGCTTCTGTTCGTCCGATAGTCGAGGCTACATGCGCACCTTCAGCCGCCGTTTTCATCGTGGCAGCCGCTGCGCCAAAGCCACCGCCAATCGCTTGCGTCATTCCGGTTACATTTTCTACCCCTTCAGCCGTTTCAGGAGATGCCCCCGCTGCACGTGCGGCACTGCCGGCAATTTTCTGTAAGTTGGTTTGCTGAAACTCGCCCGTCCACAGGGTCTTTAAATTCGCCTGGCCATTGTCCACGGCGTTTCCGACAAGCAACGCTCCACCAGCCATGGCTGGTATTCCTGGAGCAGCCCCCACTCCAGTTGCACTGGCCGCACCACCCCCAGTAGCCAGTGCCAACCCTGCTGCTCCTTCGAAGGCGGAACCGACCACACCGACAGCGGCAATACCTCGGGTTACGACTTTGTAGTGGCTATTGTCGAAATCCCAGACTGCTTTATTGGCTTGAGAAAGCTTGTCGCCGGACCATTCCCAAGCTTTCTCGTACCAAGCCTTGTCCTGATGATCTGTCGAACTTGGGGCAGCGTGAACATCTGTTGACTTCACATGGACATATTCACCTTCAGTGTTACCGTTATTTAGCGTGCAGCGATCGTTGTGCCTTTGCACCCAGATGCCGTTTGCGCGAACTATTCCCGAAGAGGTTACCGGCTCAACTACGTCGCCGACGGTTTGTGACTTACACCCGAGGCCGACGCCTGGCTCATCCCCGTAACAGCAAGAAAATTTGGAGTCCTGGCGCTTGATGAACAACCCGTTCGAGCGCACATCAGGAGAGTAGTTCAAACTGTCAGAAGCCTTGCCCCATGACATATACGGCACGGGGTTCTCCGGCGACTTACAGACGTCCGGCGACAGGCAGATTGCGAGTGCCATACTATCGCTCGGTATGAACTCCGGCGGAGGAGGATTAGCCGCCGTAGGCGGCGGCGTGTCGGCTTTCTGTTCGACCTGCCCTGGAAACTGCTTCCATCGATCGGCATTTGTGTCGATGCGGACCCATTCTATGGGCTCCGGATCTGGCGTCGCCGGCGAGTCCTCATCGTCTGCCATCAGGCCACACCCTCCGGCATATCGACAATGCTCATTTTCGGTAGGCCGGTCCGCTCTGGCCAGGGAAATCCGCAGCGCCATGTGAGGAACACACGGCCGACGCCCGGGCGCAGATCAAAATGAACGCCGTCGAGCACCATGGGGCCTTTCAAGGGGCCGTTTCCCTGATCGACATCTATCTGCAGCCTGATGTCGGGGAGGCGTCCGCGAAGTACTTCGCGTCCCGGCAGAAGATGATCCAGCTCGAATGCCTCATCACCAATGAAATGGGTCTGGCTCACCAGGCCCGTCGGAGCGGCCTGCCAGAAGGAAAAATCGAAATCTGTGGGCAAGAGCGGATGCCGTTCCTTAAGCCAGACATCGTCATAGGTGCCAGCACGAGATAAGCGATCCTTCCAGAAGGGCGATATCGGCCCTAGACCGGCAGGTGCCAAGCGGTCTTTGACATTACGGATCGGTTGATCTGCATCTTCTATCTGCGGAGCGGGCCACTCCCGCTGTTCACGGAAGCGATCTTCATCGACTATGCCGATGCCGACAGGGTTGCGCTCGCAAACTTCACCACCCTCGCTCCGCCCGCCGAATGCCAATCGCCAGTCGATCGGGACATAGTCAACCGCCTTACCCTCGGTCAAATCCCAGCCGTCCAGCCTTTCTTCCTTGTCGCGATCAATAAGGCCGCGCCAGGCCTTACGGGTCCGTGCCCGCCAGACGCGAGGTCCATGAACACGCAACCGCCGTCCCACGGGGCCGACCTTGATGCCGCAGGTCCATGAGGACGAGGCTTGTCCGTCAGGCGGAAAGGCCGCCCCGATGAAGGTCACGTCGGTGCCCGGCTTGAAAGGCGCTAGGTCTGTGCAGGCCATCTGCGGCGACTTGTGTGGATCGCCATCATAAGTATCAGACATGACAAGCGGACGTTGCTTATCGTCCAAAGCGAGCGGGCCGCTGACCGCCAGCTTGAACGTTCCGCGCGCCACAACCACGCCCATAAGTTCGCCCACGAGATTATATTGACGAAAGGCGAGAGCTGGAAAAGGCGTATGATTTTCAACCGACATCAGATGTCATCCCTTGGCAGCGGAATCAGCCAAAGTGGGAGAAGCCTCCGACAAACCGCCGCCAGGCTTGTTGAGATCCACGACAGAGCCATTGATTTGCGTCGGACCAGAGGCTGTAAAGTTGAAATGCGTACCGAGGATAATCACGGTACCGTCCTTGCGCATGATGAATTTCGATGCACCGCACTCGATGACAAACTCCTCTCCAACAATGACCTTCTTGAACTTGCCAACGCTCTCCAATGATGTCTGCCCGACGTTCACTACCTTGCTCACACCGATCTGCTCGGCCTTGGCGACACCGACACTTGTCGACTGAAACGCGCCGACAATGGTGTTCATGATTCCGGGCATCGGGAAGAGGCTGGAGGCAGCGTCGCCGACGCCGGTGCCGGAGCCGGCAAGCGCTGTACCGGCGTCCGCGCGGGGGCTCGGGCCGGCGACGACGCCTTCGCGGCTGCCGAGACCGCCTGCGCCGAGAAAGCCCAATGCCGAGGAGGCGAGCGTGGTTGCGAAGCCCGCGAGCCCGGCCCCCCCCGCCACCGGCGATCTGAGCTGCCTGGGAGAGCAGGTCTGCAGTCTGGCCGGACAGCGCCTGGACGCCGGCCATCGCCAGCATAGCCATCGGCCCTGTGCCACCGACCACCGTATTCACCGAACCGCCGATCTCGTGCTTCTGGTTGCCGGAGACTTCCACCGCACGGTTGCCGCCAACCGAGGCGACCTCGTGGCGGTCGACGCGCTTGGTGCGATCGTTCAGCACCCGCGTCGTCTGGTCCTTCTGGGCGTGGAAAAACATGTTCTCCCTGCCCGCCTCGTCCTCGAACGAAAGTTCGTTAAAGCCTTGGCCCTTATGCGTGTTGGAGCGCATCACCGTGCGGGTCTTGTTTGCCGGCAAATCATAAGGCACGCCATTCGCCGGATTGGGCACCACCCCCGTCACCAGCGGACGATCCGGATCGCCGTCGACGAAAGCGACCATGACTTCCATGCCGATGCGCGGGATGATCTGGCCGCCCCAGGTGGAGCCGGCCCAGGATTGGGCGACCCGCACCCATGTGGTGTCCGAGCCATCCTTCTTTGCCCGGCGATCCCAGGGGAACCACACCTTGATGCGGCCGTATTGGTCCGGGTGGATCTCCTCGCCCTCAGGACCCGCCACGATCGCCACCTGCGCGCCCTCGATGCGCGGGCGCTTGGTGTCGCGGTGCGGGGTCATCGGCACGCGTGACGGGATTGCCTCGAAGCGGTTGGTATATTCGGGCTCGTTGGTGTTGGTCTCGTAGGAGCGGTCGACGACCTCGTAGACCGCCCGGACGATCACGTGTTCCTCGTAGGCATGGTCGGGGTGGGCGACTTCGTAAGGAGTAAACCGGCGACCGGCTTCGAGGATGCGCGAGGTCGAGGCGCCGAAGACACGGTCGTGGTCGGCCTCCGAGGACTGCATCCGCAGTTTTTCGGCCCGCTCTGCCTCGGCCACCGAGGAGATGCGGGCCGGGTATTCGTAAAGCTCGCGCTTGATCGCATCCGGCATCTGCACCAGCGACGGCGTCATCGTGCCCGGGACCATGCGCGGCGTCTCGAAATTCCAGTCGGCGCCGGCGCGCTGGCCCGGCACATAGGAGAAGCGGCGTGCCCAGTCGTTGATGTGGTTGCGATCCGACGAACCCTGGGCCAAGCGCACTTTCGTCTCTCCCCTCGCCGACGGTGAAGGGCCGAGCCAGCCGCTGGCGCTGTCGGCCACATGCAGCCGGTGCTTGCCGTCCTCGTGGGAGAACCAGTAAAATAGCCCGTCTTCCTCGAAACGGCGAGTGAGATAGGCTAGAT
This region includes:
- a CDS encoding DUF4150 domain-containing protein, with the protein product MADDEDSPATPDPEPIEWVRIDTNADRWKQFPGQVEQKADTPPPTAANPPPPEFIPSDSMALAICLSPDVCKSPENPVPYMSWGKASDSLNYSPDVRSNGLFIKRQDSKFSCCYGDEPGVGLGCKSQTVGDVVEPVTSSGIVRANGIWVQRHNDRCTLNNGNTEGEYVHVKSTDVHAAPSSTDHQDKAWYEKAWEWSGDKLSQANKAVWDFDNSHYKVVTRGIAAVGVVGSAFEGAAGLALATGGGAASATGVGAAPGIPAMAGGALLVGNAVDNGQANLKTLWTGEFQQTNLQKIAGSAARAAGASPETAEGVENVTGMTQAIGGGFGAAAATMKTAAEGAHVASTIGRTEARTEGSQAAEDAAKTAKSEVDGSQGARSTKEELEPPKKKLTKEEYKKLRSKTPNQRIRDAVNESQPKATPENPVDDPWLPGKQRTQSLEADHIVSMKEITQMDGFADLSPENQLKVLNNPDNFTGLSKSANASKGAKSFEDWTTYGQGGDQITVNTKLRQQMIDRSTTLRPQLQQQINELNSTQR
- a CDS encoding DUF2169 family type VI secretion system accessory protein, whose amino-acid sequence is MGVVVARGTFKLAVSGPLALDDKQRPLVMSDTYDGDPHKSPQMACTDLAPFKPGTDVTFIGAAFPPDGQASSSWTCGIKVGPVGRRLRVHGPRVWRARTRKAWRGLIDRDKEERLDGWDLTEGKAVDYVPIDWRLAFGGRSEGGEVCERNPVGIGIVDEDRFREQREWPAPQIEDADQPIRNVKDRLAPAGLGPISPFWKDRLSRAGTYDDVWLKERHPLLPTDFDFSFWQAAPTGLVSQTHFIGDEAFELDHLLPGREVLRGRLPDIRLQIDVDQGNGPLKGPMVLDGVHFDLRPGVGRVFLTWRCGFPWPERTGLPKMSIVDMPEGVA